Within Candidatus Dojkabacteria bacterium, the genomic segment TTCAAAGGGTATATATGAAGCCATCTCAATAATACATTCGATTTTTTGATTAGGAATTTGGGATAATTTCTGAAACAAGTGCGTATCAATTCTTTCTGTTATTTTCCTGGAATAAACGCTTGCACCTGTGAATGCATATACTTCTCTGAATGCATTTCTATCAATTGTTCTAACATCATCTAATTTCTCTTTCGCTTTAATGTATGATGCTTCCTCTAGTGATTTTTTCAGAGTTGTTAAGGACGGCAATTCAGCACTTATTATGATTTTATTATCGGTGGACGACGATACTATCCGAATATTATTCATATCCCACAGTCTATGAGGTTTGCTTGTTTTCGATGCTGCTTTTTCATCAAGATTAACTTCAATATACCTTCGACTGGTAATGGATGGTTCAGATTCGATACTACTATTAACAGCACTTGTTATTGTGTTCAAACGGTTTATATATCCTTCCTCTGTTATATAGTCATCGTTTTCCCAATGAGTTTCCCAGAAATCGCTCCCGTGCGCTTGTTTCGCTTCTTTAGTTGCTTTGTTTTTTAAGGTGTAAAGAATTTCCATGTTATCTTATGATTTTATATTATCAATGAGAGTTGTGTATGGAATACCTGTGCTTTCGGATATTTGTTGTTTTGTAAATCCTAAATTTGTTAATTCTTGAGCTATTTTGTAAGCATCATTTTTGTTCAGTATATTTTCCATCTGCAATACTAAAAAGAGTTCTTTTAGCGAGATTATTGTAATATTTTCACTATTTTCTGCTAGTGCTAGTTTTCGTTTAATTCTTAAAGAGATTTGTTGTATTGCTGAGCCACTTAGCCCATCGCTATATTTAACGAGTAGTTTAAGAGGTAAGTCGTTAGTACTATTCGATAAGTATGTTTGAAATAACTGTCGTCTCTCTGATATAAGTGGTAATTTTAACTCTAACCGTGTTTCAAATCTTCTCCAGAGTGCTTTATCTAAGAGTGAGTCGTGGTTTGTCGCTCCAATTAATATCGAGGATTTAGGGAAGTTGTCTATATTTTGTAGAAGTACTGTCACGACTCTTTTTAATTCTCCAAGCTCTGATGAATCATCTCTGTGTTTAGCTATTGTATCAATTTCATCCAGAAAGATTATAACATTCTCGTTTTTCGCTATTTCAAATATGGAACGAATATTCTTACCTGTTTTACCTAAGTACGAGGAAACTATTTCGTCTAATCTTACTAATATTAAAGGAAGATTTAACTCGTTAGCTATTGCATTCGCAAGAATTGTCTTTCCTGTGCCTGGTGCTCCATAAAGTAATATTGAATTAGAAGGGTAAATGTTCTCTTTTTCAAGCTTGTCACGTGCTTTCCACTCTTGAAGCCAGCTATTAATAACTTTGTGAGTAAACTTGTCTAAAGTTACATTTGAAATAGAGATTTTTGGTGTGTTACGTTCATATAGATTCTCGTTTTTATCAATTATAATGTTGGCTCTTGTTTTTTGTCCTGAGAAACTATCTAGGAGCATCATTTCTGAGCGTATCTTTTCCAAACGTTTAACTATTTTATAATGGCCCTTTGCTTTCGCTTCTTCAATTTCCTGAATTATCATTTTATTGACAATATTAATATTGTTCTCGGAAGCTGCTTTAATAAATTTTTCTACGAAATCAACTTTAAAGGACATTTCCGTATTTGCATAATACATTACTATATAAGTATAGGTTACAACTATAATTACGAATATGCAAGTATATATAATTCCGTAATAAGTCGTTAGCTGGCAAATTGTCGAAAATTGTTCGCGCTGAGATTGAAGCTTATCTTCAGGTTTAAGAATGCGTCACACAAAGCACCCCAATAAATACTCCATACTCACCTTAGCTGATAAATTCGACAATAACCTTATTAACCTCTTCTAGAACTTTTGGTTGATACTGGTACTTATGCTCCATTTCAGGAATCTGACACCATTCTTTTGGCGCATTTGCTTTATCAAAGATCTTTCTGGTTACCGACATTGGAACCTTCTCATCTTCTTCACCAACAACAAATAAAACTGGGCAGGTAACATTCTGAATATAATCAATTGCATTATATTCTTGGGCATCCTCAATAAACGAAAAGGGAATACTGAGCTCACCAAACTTTGAAGAAGTAACTTTGCGATAACCTGTTTCTTTCCACTCCTTATACTTTCCAGCTAGGTCATACTCACTTCCAACCTGATAAGGACTTACAATTAAGCCAAGTTTCTTCGGAGGGAATTCAGTTGCTAGGAGAGTTGCAATTATTCCTCCCATAGAGAACCCTAGAATTATGAGTTCTTTGCTTTCTATCGCATTGAGAGTTGCTCTTGCAGTTGCGATGGTTTCTGAAAAACTATACTTGCTCATTTTATCAGGGATGTGAGGCCATGCAATCTTAGTCACTATGTGACCAGTGGCTTGAAGCTCTTCTCCCAATTCTTTGAAAGTGACTTCTTCTGGATAACCGGTGAACCCCGGTATAATTAATATGTCCATAAACCAATTATAACTTCTAAAAGAAAATAGTTCCTAATCTCGTCAACTAACTGACCACATTCGTGACTCTTAGCGAATTCGAATATGGACGATA encodes:
- a CDS encoding ATP-binding protein; the protein is MSFKVDFVEKFIKAASENNINIVNKMIIQEIEEAKAKGHYKIVKRLEKIRSEMMLLDSFSGQKTRANIIIDKNENLYERNTPKISISNVTLDKFTHKVINSWLQEWKARDKLEKENIYPSNSILLYGAPGTGKTILANAIANELNLPLILVRLDEIVSSYLGKTGKNIRSIFEIAKNENVIIFLDEIDTIAKHRDDSSELGELKRVVTVLLQNIDNFPKSSILIGATNHDSLLDKALWRRFETRLELKLPLISERRQLFQTYLSNSTNDLPLKLLVKYSDGLSGSAIQQISLRIKRKLALAENSENITIISLKELFLVLQMENILNKNDAYKIAQELTNLGFTKQQISESTGIPYTTLIDNIKS
- a CDS encoding prolyl oligopeptidase family serine peptidase → MDILIIPGFTGYPEEVTFKELGEELQATGHIVTKIAWPHIPDKMSKYSFSETIATARATLNAIESKELIILGFSMGGIIATLLATEFPPKKLGLIVSPYQVGSEYDLAGKYKEWKETGYRKVTSSKFGELSIPFSFIEDAQEYNAIDYIQNVTCPVLFVVGEEDEKVPMSVTRKIFDKANAPKEWCQIPEMEHKYQYQPKVLEEVNKVIVEFIS